The Chlorocebus sabaeus isolate Y175 chromosome 1, mChlSab1.0.hap1, whole genome shotgun sequence genome includes a region encoding these proteins:
- the POU2F3 gene encoding POU domain, class 2, transcription factor 3 → MSAEECLPNISTRATHRGHCPAALAGRAHTRRKTLTLSSCFHLQIKTEDLSDSLQQTLSHRPCHLSQGPAMMSGNQMSGDMASLHPLQQLVLVPGHLQSVSQFLLSQTQPGQQGLQPNLLPFPQQQSSLLLPQTGPGLTSQAVGRPGPPGSSLEPHLEASQHLPVPKHLPSSGGADEPSDLEELEKFAKTFKQRRIKLGFTQGDVGLAMGKLYGNDFSQTTISRFEALNLSFKNMCKLKPLLEKWLNDAESSPSDPSVSTPSSYPSLSEVFGRKRKKRTSIETNIRLTLEKRFQDNPKPSSEEISMIAEQLSMEKEVVRVWFCNRRQKEKRINCPVATPIKPPVYNSRLVSPSGSLGPLSVPPVHSTMPGTVTSSCSPGNNSRPSSPGSGLHASSPTASQNNSKASVNSASSFNSSGSWYRWNHPTYLH, encoded by the exons ATGTCCGCTGAGGAGTGTCTTCCCAATATCTCTACAAG GGCCACTCACAGAGGCCACTGCCCAGCTGCCCTGGCTGGAAGGGCACACACACGCAGGAAAA CACTGACACTCTCCTCTTGCTTCCACTTGCAGATTAAAACCGAAGATCTCAGTGACTCCCTGCAGCAGACCCTCTCCCATCGGCCATGCCACCTGAGTCAAGGACCTGCCATGATGTCCGGAAACCAAATGTCTGGG GACATGGCTTCCCTCCATCCGCTCCAGCAGCTTGTGCTGGTTCCCGGCCACTTACAGTCTGTATCCCAGTTCCTGCTATCTcagacccagcctgggcaacaag GTCTGCAGCCAAAtctcctcccctttccacagCAACAaagcagcctcctcctcccacagACTGGGCCAGGACTGACATCCCAG GCAGTTGGGCGCCCTGGGCCGCCAGGATCCTCTTTAGAACCCCACCTGGAAGCATCCCAGCATCTCCCGGTGCCCAAGCATCTACCCAGCTCTGGAGGGGCCGATGAGCCCAGTGACCTCGAGGAACTGGAGAAGTTTGCCAAGACCTTCAAGCAGAGGCGCATTAAGCTGGGCTTCACACAG GGAGATGTGGGGCTGGCGATGGGAAAGCTGTATGGCAACGACTTCAGCCAGACCACCATCTCGCGATTTGAGGCCCTCAACCTGAGCTTCAAGAACATGTGCAAGCTCAAGCCCCTGCTGGAGAAGTGGCTGAATGATGCAG AGTCCTCTCCGTCAGACCCCTCAGTGAGCACGCCCAGCTCCTACCCCAGCCTCAGTGAAGTatttggaaggaagagaaagaaacgGACCAGCATCGAGACCAACATCCGCCTGACTCTGGAGAAGAGGTTTCAAGAT AACCCAAAACCCAGCTCGGAGGAGATCTCCATGATTGCAGAGCAGTTGTCCATGGAGAAGGAGGTGGTGAGAGTCTGGTTCTGCAACCGACGCCAAAAGGAGAAGCGAATCAACTGCCCTGTGGCCACACCCATCAAACCACCTGTCTACAATTCCCGGCTG GTATCTCCCTCAGGGTCTCTGGGTCCCCTCTCTGTCCCTCCTGTCCACAGTACCATGCCTGGAACAG TAACGTCATCCTGTTCCCCTGGGAACAACAGCAGGCCTTCATCTCCTGGCTCAGGACTCCACGCCAGCAGTCCCACTGCATCTCAAAATAACTCCAAAGCATCAGTGAACTCCGCCTCCAGTTTTAACTCTTCAGG atCTTGGTACCGATGGAATCATCCCACCTACCTCCACTGA
- the TLCD5 gene encoding TLC domain-containing protein 5 isoform X2, which translates to MSCPIEGRGEVDNDLNKQQQLNKSSDLQVSRHRQIPLDSPAGEGGPSRALSERRWPGFGSALHPPSQQVPPDPRLLLRRRHSLVLPLWFLRFLLQRSGPGAAGAQAPEASRMALALCLQVLCSLCGWLSLYISFCHLNKHRSYEWSCRLVTFTHGVLSIGLSAYIGFIDGPWPFTHPGSPNTPLQVHVLCLTLGYFIFDLGWCIFFQSEGALMLAHHTLSILGIIMALVLGESGTEVNAVLFGSELTNPLLQMRWFLRETGHYHSFTGDVVDFLFVALFTGVRIGVGARLLFCEMVSPMPKWFVKAGGVAMYAVSWCFMFSIWRFAWRKSIKKYHAWRSRRSEERQLKHNGHLKIH; encoded by the exons ATGAGCTGTCCTattgaggggaggggagaagtggATAATgatttaaacaaacaacaacagctaAACAAGAGCAGCGACCTGCAGGTCTCACGTCACCGCCAGATCCCTCTTGACTCCCCCGCCGGAGAAGGAGGACCCTCCCGCGCGCTTTCGGAACGTCGGTGGCCCGGCTTCGGCTCTGCGCTCCATCCGCCCAGCCAGCAGGTGCCCCCAGACCCCCGGCTCCTCCTCCGCCGCCGTCACAGCCTCGTCCTCCCCCTCTGGTTCCTCCGCTTCCTGTTGCAGCGATCCGGGCCCGGAGCTGCGGGCGCCCAGGCGCCCGAGGCTTCCCG GATGGCATTAGCTCTGTGTCTGCAGGTGCTGTGCAGCCTGTGTGGCTGGCTCTCGCTCTATATTTCTTTCTGCCACCTGAATAAGCACCGAAGCTATGAGTGGAGCTGCCGGCTGGTCACCTTCACCCATGGAGTCCTCTCCATAGGCCTCTCCGCTTATATTGGCTTCATTGATGGCCCATGGCCTTTTACCCACCCAG GCTCACCCAATACACCTCTCCAAGTTCATGTCCTGTGTCTCACCTTGGGCTACTTCATCTTCGACTTGGGCTGGTGCATCTTCTTCCAGTCTGAGGGTGCCTTGATGCTGGCTCATCACACGTTGAGTATCTTGGGCATTATCATGGCCCTTGTGCTTGGGGAATCTGGCACAGAGGTCAATGCAGTCCTCTTTGGAAGTGAGCTTACCAATCCCTTGCTACAGATGCGCTGGTTTCTCCGGGAAACAGGACACTATCACAGTTTCACTGGAGATGTAGTGGACTTCCTCTTTGTGGCTCTGTTCACAGGAGTGAGGATTGGTGTAGGAGCTCGCCTCCTTTTCTGTGAAATGGTCTCCCCCATGCCTAAGTGGTTTGTGAAGGCTGGGGGAGTAGCCATGTATGCTGTGTCTTGGTGTTTCATGTTTAGCATCTGGCGCTTTGCATGGAGGAAGAGCATCAAGAAGTACCATGCTTGGAGAAGCAGGCGGAGTGAGGAACGGCAGCTGAAACACAACGGACATCTCAAAATACACTAG
- the TLCD5 gene encoding TLC domain-containing protein 5 isoform X1, with protein sequence MSCPIEGRGEVDNDLNKQQQLNKSSDLQVSRHRQIPLDSPAGEGGPSRALSERRWPGFGSALHPPSQQVPPDPRLLLRRRHSLVLPLWFLRFLLQRSGPGAAGAQAPEASRYAPPALCLQVLCSLCGWLSLYISFCHLNKHRSYEWSCRLVTFTHGVLSIGLSAYIGFIDGPWPFTHPGSPNTPLQVHVLCLTLGYFIFDLGWCIFFQSEGALMLAHHTLSILGIIMALVLGESGTEVNAVLFGSELTNPLLQMRWFLRETGHYHSFTGDVVDFLFVALFTGVRIGVGARLLFCEMVSPMPKWFVKAGGVAMYAVSWCFMFSIWRFAWRKSIKKYHAWRSRRSEERQLKHNGHLKIH encoded by the exons ATGAGCTGTCCTattgaggggaggggagaagtggATAATgatttaaacaaacaacaacagctaAACAAGAGCAGCGACCTGCAGGTCTCACGTCACCGCCAGATCCCTCTTGACTCCCCCGCCGGAGAAGGAGGACCCTCCCGCGCGCTTTCGGAACGTCGGTGGCCCGGCTTCGGCTCTGCGCTCCATCCGCCCAGCCAGCAGGTGCCCCCAGACCCCCGGCTCCTCCTCCGCCGCCGTCACAGCCTCGTCCTCCCCCTCTGGTTCCTCCGCTTCCTGTTGCAGCGATCCGGGCCCGGAGCTGCGGGCGCCCAGGCGCCCGAGGCTTCCCGGTACGCTCCGCCAG CTCTGTGTCTGCAGGTGCTGTGCAGCCTGTGTGGCTGGCTCTCGCTCTATATTTCTTTCTGCCACCTGAATAAGCACCGAAGCTATGAGTGGAGCTGCCGGCTGGTCACCTTCACCCATGGAGTCCTCTCCATAGGCCTCTCCGCTTATATTGGCTTCATTGATGGCCCATGGCCTTTTACCCACCCAG GCTCACCCAATACACCTCTCCAAGTTCATGTCCTGTGTCTCACCTTGGGCTACTTCATCTTCGACTTGGGCTGGTGCATCTTCTTCCAGTCTGAGGGTGCCTTGATGCTGGCTCATCACACGTTGAGTATCTTGGGCATTATCATGGCCCTTGTGCTTGGGGAATCTGGCACAGAGGTCAATGCAGTCCTCTTTGGAAGTGAGCTTACCAATCCCTTGCTACAGATGCGCTGGTTTCTCCGGGAAACAGGACACTATCACAGTTTCACTGGAGATGTAGTGGACTTCCTCTTTGTGGCTCTGTTCACAGGAGTGAGGATTGGTGTAGGAGCTCGCCTCCTTTTCTGTGAAATGGTCTCCCCCATGCCTAAGTGGTTTGTGAAGGCTGGGGGAGTAGCCATGTATGCTGTGTCTTGGTGTTTCATGTTTAGCATCTGGCGCTTTGCATGGAGGAAGAGCATCAAGAAGTACCATGCTTGGAGAAGCAGGCGGAGTGAGGAACGGCAGCTGAAACACAACGGACATCTCAAAATACACTAG
- the TLCD5 gene encoding TLC domain-containing protein 5 isoform X3 — MSCPIEGRGEVDNDLNKQQQLNKSSDLQVSRHRQIPLDSPAGEGGPSRALSERRWPGFGSALHPPSQQVPPDPRLLLRRRHSLVLPLWFLRFLLQRSGPGAAGAQAPEASRYAPPGSPNTPLQVHVLCLTLGYFIFDLGWCIFFQSEGALMLAHHTLSILGIIMALVLGESGTEVNAVLFGSELTNPLLQMRWFLRETGHYHSFTGDVVDFLFVALFTGVRIGVGARLLFCEMVSPMPKWFVKAGGVAMYAVSWCFMFSIWRFAWRKSIKKYHAWRSRRSEERQLKHNGHLKIH, encoded by the exons ATGAGCTGTCCTattgaggggaggggagaagtggATAATgatttaaacaaacaacaacagctaAACAAGAGCAGCGACCTGCAGGTCTCACGTCACCGCCAGATCCCTCTTGACTCCCCCGCCGGAGAAGGAGGACCCTCCCGCGCGCTTTCGGAACGTCGGTGGCCCGGCTTCGGCTCTGCGCTCCATCCGCCCAGCCAGCAGGTGCCCCCAGACCCCCGGCTCCTCCTCCGCCGCCGTCACAGCCTCGTCCTCCCCCTCTGGTTCCTCCGCTTCCTGTTGCAGCGATCCGGGCCCGGAGCTGCGGGCGCCCAGGCGCCCGAGGCTTCCCGGTACGCTCCGCCAG GCTCACCCAATACACCTCTCCAAGTTCATGTCCTGTGTCTCACCTTGGGCTACTTCATCTTCGACTTGGGCTGGTGCATCTTCTTCCAGTCTGAGGGTGCCTTGATGCTGGCTCATCACACGTTGAGTATCTTGGGCATTATCATGGCCCTTGTGCTTGGGGAATCTGGCACAGAGGTCAATGCAGTCCTCTTTGGAAGTGAGCTTACCAATCCCTTGCTACAGATGCGCTGGTTTCTCCGGGAAACAGGACACTATCACAGTTTCACTGGAGATGTAGTGGACTTCCTCTTTGTGGCTCTGTTCACAGGAGTGAGGATTGGTGTAGGAGCTCGCCTCCTTTTCTGTGAAATGGTCTCCCCCATGCCTAAGTGGTTTGTGAAGGCTGGGGGAGTAGCCATGTATGCTGTGTCTTGGTGTTTCATGTTTAGCATCTGGCGCTTTGCATGGAGGAAGAGCATCAAGAAGTACCATGCTTGGAGAAGCAGGCGGAGTGAGGAACGGCAGCTGAAACACAACGGACATCTCAAAATACACTAG
- the TLCD5 gene encoding TLC domain-containing protein 5 isoform X4, which yields MALALCLQVLCSLCGWLSLYISFCHLNKHRSYEWSCRLVTFTHGVLSIGLSAYIGFIDGPWPFTHPGSPNTPLQVHVLCLTLGYFIFDLGWCIFFQSEGALMLAHHTLSILGIIMALVLGESGTEVNAVLFGSELTNPLLQMRWFLRETGHYHSFTGDVVDFLFVALFTGVRIGVGARLLFCEMVSPMPKWFVKAGGVAMYAVSWCFMFSIWRFAWRKSIKKYHAWRSRRSEERQLKHNGHLKIH from the exons ATGGCATTAGCTCTGTGTCTGCAGGTGCTGTGCAGCCTGTGTGGCTGGCTCTCGCTCTATATTTCTTTCTGCCACCTGAATAAGCACCGAAGCTATGAGTGGAGCTGCCGGCTGGTCACCTTCACCCATGGAGTCCTCTCCATAGGCCTCTCCGCTTATATTGGCTTCATTGATGGCCCATGGCCTTTTACCCACCCAG GCTCACCCAATACACCTCTCCAAGTTCATGTCCTGTGTCTCACCTTGGGCTACTTCATCTTCGACTTGGGCTGGTGCATCTTCTTCCAGTCTGAGGGTGCCTTGATGCTGGCTCATCACACGTTGAGTATCTTGGGCATTATCATGGCCCTTGTGCTTGGGGAATCTGGCACAGAGGTCAATGCAGTCCTCTTTGGAAGTGAGCTTACCAATCCCTTGCTACAGATGCGCTGGTTTCTCCGGGAAACAGGACACTATCACAGTTTCACTGGAGATGTAGTGGACTTCCTCTTTGTGGCTCTGTTCACAGGAGTGAGGATTGGTGTAGGAGCTCGCCTCCTTTTCTGTGAAATGGTCTCCCCCATGCCTAAGTGGTTTGTGAAGGCTGGGGGAGTAGCCATGTATGCTGTGTCTTGGTGTTTCATGTTTAGCATCTGGCGCTTTGCATGGAGGAAGAGCATCAAGAAGTACCATGCTTGGAGAAGCAGGCGGAGTGAGGAACGGCAGCTGAAACACAACGGACATCTCAAAATACACTAG